The window CTTGAAGATGTGCTGGAGAATCAGTCACACAGGCAGTTGTTTGCCTTAGAGCTGGGCTCTGGAACCGGACAGCATGTCATACGATTTGCCCAGAAGATACCTTTTGTCACCTGGCAGCCATCTGAAATCAAGGAGGAATCTCAGGAAAGGTTTGTGCCTTACAGAAAATGCTTGCCAGCTGTTACATTGTGAAgttgtatgaatgaatgaatgaatgaatttatttgactattattttgtaaaaacatGGTACAGCAACTGAACCAtacattaaaagaaataaatagtcAGGGATAACACAAAAAAGCCCTAAGGCTTATTTCCATTGTGGTCCCTGGATGGTAGGAAAACAAGGGCAAGTATGGCAGCATtcttacatacatacacacatacatacatacctacatacattcaaaacacatagaaaaagaaatacattGAAATGGTTCTGAATACACCTGATAATATTGGCACTCAGTCTAGTATCGTTGTTGAAACCATTTTTTCAAGTTTCGCTTGAAACTGTCTAAACTACTTATTGCTTTGAGTGGGCCAGGTAACCTATTCCACAGTACAGAACCAATATAAGAAAAACACTCTTTGCCCATGTTTGTCTTAACTAAGGGAGGGACAAAATCTGTTGTGCTCCCCCTAGTGGAGTAATGATGAACTTCATTTACTTTACTAAAATAGTTTTTAAAATACTTTGGAACCTTCCCATACACAATCCTGTGAACCATGCACAACTGAATCAAAGCCACTCTATCCTCCACCTTCAGCCATCCCACCTTTTCAAAATGGGAGGACTCAAGGTGGGTTCTCATGGGGAGATCCAAAACCAGTCTAATTAGTTTATTTTGTGATGTCTGTAGCCTGTGTTTCAAATTCACTCTCAAACTATTATACCATGAGCCACACGCATAGTCGTAGTATGGCTGAATTAAGGCTCCTGCCAAAATAGCCAAAGTTTTTGTATCTAAATATTTTGAAATTCTAGCCATAAAACGCACTCTATGGTTTATTTTGGTGATTGCCTTCTGTGCCTGACTTATGCCACTTAGATTACTGACTAAAACACAGCCGAGGTAACTGACTGATTCCTTGGCTGAAATTTCAGAATCCCCTATTAAAACCTTAAAGGTTGAGGCTTTCTTTAATCTAATCTTTGAACCAAAAAGAATGGATTCTGTTTTTCCTATATGCAATGATAATCTATTGTCAGACATCAATCTGCTGACATTAAGAAGTTCAGCACTAAGTGATTGCTCAATGATATTTTTATCCTTATGGGAAACTACCAGTGCAGAATCATCTGCATATAAAAACAAACTTGATGAACAGACAGCTTTTAAATCattaatatataaaagaaaaagaagaggtccTAAAACACTcccttgagggactccacagCCAATACCAGCTGGGTGAGACATAACACCCCCAATATCTACTACCTGCATCCTATTCCCCAAGTATGAACCCACCCATTTCACAGCCAAGTCATTAAACCCCATAGCCTTTAATTTATACAATAAAACACTGTGATTCACAGTATCGAATGCCTTCTGTAAATCTAACATTACTATGCCACATAATTTCCCATTGCCAACCTCTTTTTTAATGAAGTCCGATAAATAAAGTAGGCAAGAATCAGTAGAATGGGAATGGCACTAGAATGTATTGGGATCATGTGTGTGAGAGGAAACTTTCTGGGTGTATTCAAGTATGTACATAAGTACATAAGTGAAAGTTCGGCAACTAATCTATAAGAATCTGTGAATTTACAGTATCAAGGCATATATTAATGCCACCAATGCAAAGACCGTGCTGCAGCCTGTCCACTTAGATGCCAGCGAGGCTTGGGAGAAATGGGCAGGCCTGTCCCGCAACTCCTGCGATGTCATTCTCGCCATAAACTTACTGCAGTACAGCACCTTCAAAACAGCACAGGTAGGCACAGTTATCTAAAATAACTGAAGATGCTCTACTGAATGGCATAAGCAACAGACATTTTCAGGTGGTCTTACagtattgaattttttttctaaataccGTTCACCAtctatgatttttttccccaagggTGTTTTCAGTGGAGCAGGGGAGATTCTTAAACAAAATGGCCTCTTGATAACATACGGGGTAGGTAGACAACGAGCCCATTTTTAGCCACTTTTTATGTAATCAAAGACACAATGGCTTTTAAAGACTGAGAAATTTCTAAATCTCTTACAGGTGTATGCCGTTAATGGCATCATTGCCCCAAGTTGTAATGAACACCTGGATGAAGAGCTTCGGAAAATGTGAGTGGACCTGAACATGAACGAACTGCATTAATGTCCGGCCGGTCTTATCTGTTGAGAGCAGCATATTTCAAATATTTGCCATTTTGTGAAGAATTGAACGTTTCTCCCTAAATCAACCAGCCTAACTGCTGTACACCATCACGTGCCTGATGGGCAGGGTTAACTTGGCAGGGTGTTTGGAACTTGTGTAACGCTCAGTTCTGTTGCACAGGAATCCAGAGTGGGGTCTTCCAGATATGGATGTGCTCAGACAGCAGGCTTACGGGAGCGGACTGCGTCTGGAGAGGATGGTGAGACAGTGTAGCTTAATACTCACATCTAGTGTACCACCACCATCATTTTAATGTCTATAACATTTCCTTTCAAGATTGAGATGGAGGACTACTACAAATGCCTCATCTTCAGAAAACTCTAAGGAAGAGGTCAACACGGCAAAACATACGGGTCACTTTCCCATgttttctgaatattttttgAATTTGATACACAACAGGACTACCGTCATTTTGAAGTTCCTACAGACGATGTGGCAATAACGCACCTATTAGGTAGAAAGCTAGACAGATAACTGCGGGGAAGAATTGCTCAATATCATGTAGCAAAGAAATGCATCTCATTCAACTGAAGCCAGCTAATCTCCAAAATGTTTTGTTGAAACAACTTTCAGATCAAATTTACAACTTAAAGGAAAAGTTAgggtttttttaaacatggagAATGAATACGCTATTTAGATCCGCGtttat is drawn from Odontesthes bonariensis isolate fOdoBon6 chromosome 21, fOdoBon6.hap1, whole genome shotgun sequence and contains these coding sequences:
- the LOC142371807 gene encoding methyltransferase-like 26 B: MLVSPQAERNWEALCSVLEDVLENQSHRQLFALELGSGTGQHVIRFAQKIPFVTWQPSEIKEESQESIKAYINATNAKTVLQPVHLDASEAWEKWAGLSRNSCDVILAINLLQYSTFKTAQGVFSGAGEILKQNGLLITYGVYAVNGIIAPSCNEHLDEELRKMNPEWGLPDMDVLRQQAYGSGLRLERMIEMEDYYKCLIFRKL